Proteins encoded by one window of Antechinus flavipes isolate AdamAnt ecotype Samford, QLD, Australia chromosome 4, AdamAnt_v2, whole genome shotgun sequence:
- the LOC127559471 gene encoding zinc finger protein 260-like: MVENARNLLSLGLPVPKEEVISYFGQKEALQMLDQEGLRRCSPGKEEIRLEIKETSAKLSTSVVRIHKQRFTSDSPYDFTWREICATHERIQLRERHYECNQCGKSFIKKENLIVHQRIHTGEKLYECHQCGKDFSQRKDFTRHQKIHTGEKPYERNRCKKVFSQRKALTKHQKFHIGEKSYECSQCEKGFIYKGVFILHQKIHTGEKPYECKQCGKAFRKKERLTYHQRIHTGEKPYECKQCGKAFREKGTLSTHQRIHTGEKPYKCNQCGLTFRHKQSLTTHQRIHTGEKPYECNQCGKAFKNRETFSTHQRIHTGEKPYECNQCGKAFKNRGTLSTHQKIHTEEKPYECNQCGKTLRYKKSLIEHQRIHTGEKPYECKRCGKEFSQRKALTRHQRIHTGEKPYECKQCGKTFRHKERLTTHQRIHTGEKPYECNQCGKAFTQRGGLTVHQRTHTGEKPYECNQCGKTFRYKKTLIEHQRIHTGEKPYECNQCGKAYTNKRILTRHQRIHNGEKPYECNQCGKGFREKGSLVMHQRIHTGVKPYECNQCGKAFRQKGALVGHQRIHTGEKPYDCNQCGKAFREKGDLIVHQRIHTGEKPYECNQCGKAFREKGTLIGHQRIHTGEKPYECNQCGKAFREKGTLIGHQRIHTRGKPYECNQ; encoded by the coding sequence ATGGTGGAGAATGCCCGGAACCTGCTCTCCCTAGGGCTTCCAGTTCCCAAAGAAGAGGTGATCTCTTATTTTGGGCAAAAGGAAGCACTCCAGATGCTGGACCAAGAAGGCCTGAGGAGATGCTCTCCAGGAAAAGAAGAGATCAGACTTGAAATAAAGGAAACTTCTGCAAAGCTAAGCACTTCTGTAGTACGAATTCACAAGCAAAGATTCACGAGTGATAGTCCCTATGACTTTACTTGGAGAGAAATCTGTGCAACACATGAGAGAATCCAACTTCGAGAGAGAcattatgaatgtaatcaatgtggaaaaagttttataaaaaaagaaaatcttattgtacatcagagaatccacactggagagaagcttTATGAATGTCACCAATGTGGCAAGGATTTTagtcaaagaaaagattttactagacatcagaaaattcacaccggagagaaaccttatgaacgTAACCGTTGCAAAAAGGTATTTAGTCAAAGGAAAGCTCTTACTAAACATCAGAAATTCCACAttggagagaaatcttatgaatgtaGTCAGTGTGAGAAGGGTTTTATATATAAGGGAGTTTTTATCTTACATCAGaaaatccatactggagagaaaccttatgaatgtaaacaatgtggaaaggcttttagaaaaaAGGAACGACTTACAtatcatcagagaatccacacgggagagaaaccttatgaatgtaaacaatgtggaaaagctttcaggGAAAAGGGAACTCTTAgtacacatcagagaatccacactggagagaaaccttataaatgtaaccagtgtggattGACTTTTAGACATAAGCAAAGTCTTActacacatcagagaatccacactggagagaagccttatgaatgtaaccagtgtggaaaggcttttaaaaatagagaaacttttagtacacatcagagaatccacactggagagaagccttatgaatgtaaccagtgtggaaaggcttttaaaaatagaggaaCTCTTAGTacacatcagaaaatccacacagaagagaaaccttatgaatgtaaccagtgtggaaaaacTTTAAGGTATAAAAAGTCTCTTATTGAGCATcaaagaattcacactggagagaaaccttatgaatgtaagaGATGTGGAAAGGAATTTAGTCAAAGGAAAGCTCTCactagacatcagagaatccacactggagagaaaccttatgaatgtaaacaatgtggaaagacttttagacaTAAGGAACGTCTTActacacatcagagaatccacactggagaaaagccttatgaatgtaaccaatgtggaaaggcttttacacaaaGGGGTGGTCTTACTGTACATCAaagaacccacactggagagaaaccttatgaatgtaaccaatgtgggaaGACTTTTAGATATAAGAAAACTCTTATtgagcatcagagaattcacacaggagagaaaccttatgaatgtaatcaatgtgggaaggcttatacaaataaaagaattctTACTAGACACCAGAGAATCCAcaatggagagaaaccttatgaatgtaaccaatgtggaaagggttttagagAAAAAGGATCTCTTGTTatgcatcagagaatccacactggagtgaaaccttatgaatgtaaccaatgtggaaaggcttttagacaaaaGGGAGCTCTTGttggacatcagagaatccatactggagagaaaccttatgactgtaaccaatgtggaaaggcttttagagaaaagggagatcttattgtacatcagagaatccacactggagagaaaccttatgaatgtaaccagtgtggaaaggcttttagagaaaaGGGAACCCTTattggacatcagagaatccacactggagagaaaccttatgaatgtaaccagtgtggaaaggcttttagagaaaaGGGAACCCTTattggacatcagagaatccacactagagggaaaccttatgaatgtaaccaatga